The following proteins are co-located in the Noviherbaspirillum sp. UKPF54 genome:
- a CDS encoding GNAT family N-acetyltransferase has protein sequence MSVRNLKSLFEPRSIAVIGASLRAHSVGATVLQNLVSGGFEGEIIPVNPKYDSLAGLKVYSSVARLPTVPDLAIICTPPSSVPEIIHDLGERGTRAAIVLTAGMGAIKDLRGRTMKDLMLAAAKPYLLRILGPNCVGLLVPKIGLNASFAHISALPGKIAFVSQSGAMVTGVLDWARSRGIGFSKFISLGDSADIDFGDVLDYLASDSDTQAILMYMEAASAARKFMSAARAAARAKPTLVIKAGRAPEGAKAAASHTGALAGADDVYDAAIRRAGMLRVYSTTDLFDAAETLAHARPMKGDRLAIMTNGGGPGVMATDALIAQQGRLASLSEQALAKLDEILPGTWSHGNPVDIIGDAPAQRYINTLRALLQEPEADATLFIHAPTAIVPSDEIAQAVAPVIKGAPRNVLACWLGGESVARARAIFSDAGIATYDTPEEAVRGFMQIAEYHRNQALLMEVPPSVTHAQPGEREEARAVVQRVLAAGRNMLSEPEAKQVLAAYGIPVVQTRSARSVEEAVQHAAEIGFPVALKIISADITHKSDVGGVVLDLADETSVAAAAVAMHRRLRELRPRAQLQGFSVQSMVRRPEARELIVGVTTDAVFGPVILFGQGGIAVEVTADHAVALPPLNMVLARDLIARTRISRLLAAYRNLEAADVDAVCRTLIQISDLVVDIPEIAELDINPLLADRNGVIALDARIRVVQARGSGVDRLAIRPYPGELEEQIEWQGAPLVLRPIRPEDGPQHVEFFAMLEPDDIRYRMFISMRQLSKSDLARFTQIDYDREMAFIATRAGEDGKAETLGVARVIADPDNISAEFAIIVRSDLKGKGLGALLLSKLIAYCRARGTHEIVGETISHNHGLLMLAKKFGFVTCPGGGSDTIGLRLRLRAEGSGDAS, from the coding sequence ATGAGCGTCAGAAATCTGAAGTCTCTGTTCGAGCCTCGCTCCATCGCGGTAATCGGCGCATCGCTGCGGGCGCACAGCGTCGGCGCCACCGTACTGCAGAACCTGGTGTCCGGCGGTTTCGAGGGCGAGATCATCCCGGTTAATCCGAAATATGACAGCCTGGCGGGCCTGAAGGTGTATTCCAGCGTTGCGCGCCTGCCGACGGTGCCCGATCTTGCGATCATTTGCACGCCGCCGTCGAGCGTGCCCGAGATCATCCACGATCTCGGTGAGCGCGGCACCCGGGCCGCGATCGTGCTGACGGCCGGGATGGGGGCGATCAAGGATTTGCGTGGACGCACCATGAAAGACCTGATGCTGGCGGCTGCCAAGCCGTATCTTCTGCGCATCCTCGGGCCGAACTGCGTGGGCCTTCTGGTGCCGAAGATCGGGCTGAATGCGAGCTTCGCCCACATCTCGGCGCTGCCCGGCAAGATTGCCTTCGTGTCGCAGTCGGGCGCGATGGTGACCGGCGTGCTGGACTGGGCCAGGTCGCGCGGCATCGGCTTTTCAAAGTTCATTTCGCTCGGCGATAGCGCCGACATCGATTTCGGTGACGTGCTCGACTACCTGGCCAGCGACAGCGACACCCAGGCGATCCTGATGTACATGGAAGCGGCCAGCGCCGCGCGCAAATTCATGTCGGCCGCCCGCGCCGCGGCGCGCGCCAAGCCGACGCTGGTGATCAAGGCCGGGCGCGCGCCCGAAGGCGCCAAGGCCGCCGCCTCGCACACCGGCGCGCTGGCAGGCGCCGACGACGTGTACGACGCCGCGATCCGGCGTGCAGGGATGCTGCGCGTATACAGCACGACAGACCTGTTCGATGCTGCGGAAACGCTGGCCCACGCCCGGCCAATGAAAGGGGATCGCCTGGCCATCATGACCAACGGCGGCGGCCCAGGTGTCATGGCCACCGATGCGCTGATCGCCCAGCAGGGGCGGTTGGCGAGCCTGTCGGAGCAGGCGCTGGCAAAGCTCGATGAAATACTGCCCGGGACCTGGTCGCACGGCAATCCGGTCGACATCATCGGCGACGCGCCAGCGCAGCGCTATATCAATACCCTGCGCGCTCTCTTGCAGGAACCGGAAGCCGACGCCACGCTGTTCATTCACGCACCCACCGCCATCGTCCCCAGCGACGAGATCGCCCAGGCGGTGGCGCCGGTCATTAAGGGCGCGCCGCGCAACGTGCTCGCCTGCTGGTTGGGCGGCGAATCGGTGGCCAGGGCGCGCGCCATCTTTTCGGACGCCGGGATCGCCACCTACGACACGCCGGAAGAGGCTGTGCGCGGTTTCATGCAGATCGCTGAATACCATCGCAACCAGGCGCTGCTGATGGAAGTTCCTCCGTCGGTCACGCACGCGCAGCCGGGCGAGCGGGAGGAGGCGCGCGCGGTGGTGCAGCGCGTGCTGGCCGCGGGAAGGAACATGCTGTCCGAACCGGAGGCCAAGCAGGTGCTGGCCGCCTACGGCATTCCGGTGGTGCAGACGCGTTCGGCACGCAGCGTTGAGGAAGCGGTGCAGCATGCCGCGGAGATTGGCTTTCCCGTGGCGCTGAAGATCATTTCCGCCGACATCACGCACAAGTCGGACGTCGGCGGCGTGGTGCTCGACCTGGCGGACGAAACGTCGGTGGCGGCGGCGGCTGTCGCGATGCACAGGCGGCTGCGCGAATTGCGCCCGCGCGCGCAGCTGCAAGGCTTCTCGGTCCAATCGATGGTGCGCCGCCCGGAAGCGCGCGAGCTGATCGTCGGCGTCACCACCGACGCGGTGTTCGGGCCGGTGATCCTGTTCGGGCAGGGCGGCATCGCGGTGGAGGTGACGGCCGATCATGCCGTTGCGCTGCCGCCGCTGAACATGGTGCTGGCCCGCGATCTCATCGCCCGCACGCGCATCTCTCGCCTGCTGGCAGCATACCGCAACCTGGAGGCGGCCGACGTCGACGCGGTGTGCCGCACCCTGATCCAGATTTCCGACCTGGTTGTGGATATTCCGGAAATCGCCGAACTCGATATCAATCCTCTGCTGGCGGACCGCAACGGCGTCATTGCGCTCGACGCCCGCATCCGCGTGGTGCAGGCGCGCGGCAGCGGCGTCGACCGGCTGGCTATCCGGCCTTACCCCGGTGAGCTGGAGGAGCAGATCGAATGGCAGGGTGCGCCGCTGGTATTGCGCCCGATCCGGCCGGAGGATGGCCCGCAGCATGTCGAATTCTTCGCCATGCTCGAACCGGACGATATACGCTACCGGATGTTCATCAGCATGCGCCAGCTGTCGAAGTCGGACCTGGCGCGCTTCACGCAGATCGACTATGACCGTGAGATGGCGTTCATCGCCACCCGGGCGGGCGAAGACGGCAAGGCCGAAACGCTCGGCGTGGCACGCGTGATCGCCGATCCGGACAACATCAGTGCGGAGTTTGCGATCATCGTGCGGTCAGACTTGAAGGGCAAGGGGCTGGGGGCATTGTTGCTGAGTAAACTG
- a CDS encoding universal stress protein, whose amino-acid sequence MSYKTILVHVDKSKHSAERVKLAASIALNEDAHLIGAAPTGVSRYIYQAGMLGDGAGFTAHLEAHMEVLRQQGKEALQEFEAAARRMGVSSIESHMVDDEAGAGISLQARYSDLVVIGQTDLEDPSPATLPDFPEYVVLNSGRPVMIVPYAGRFDTVGKRVLVAWDASTSATRAVTAAIPLLKRADIVEVLVFNADDQGDAHGEQPGADIALYQARHNIRVNVVRQKSKIDIGNALLSAATDFASDLIVMGGYGHTRFREILLGGVTRTVLESMTVPVLMSH is encoded by the coding sequence ATGTCGTACAAGACCATTCTCGTGCACGTAGATAAATCAAAGCACTCCGCCGAGCGCGTCAAGCTTGCGGCGTCCATCGCACTCAATGAAGACGCGCACTTGATCGGCGCAGCCCCGACTGGCGTGTCGCGTTACATTTACCAGGCCGGCATGCTGGGCGACGGCGCAGGATTCACCGCGCATCTTGAGGCGCACATGGAAGTGTTGCGGCAGCAGGGCAAGGAAGCGCTCCAGGAGTTCGAAGCCGCGGCGCGGCGTATGGGCGTCAGCTCGATCGAATCGCACATGGTGGACGACGAAGCCGGCGCGGGCATCAGCCTGCAGGCGCGCTACAGCGACCTGGTGGTGATCGGCCAGACGGACTTGGAAGACCCGTCGCCCGCCACCCTGCCCGACTTTCCCGAATACGTGGTGCTCAATTCCGGCCGCCCGGTAATGATCGTGCCCTACGCCGGCCGCTTCGACACGGTCGGCAAGCGCGTGCTGGTGGCGTGGGATGCGAGCACCAGCGCAACGCGCGCCGTGACTGCCGCCATCCCGCTGCTCAAGCGAGCCGACATCGTCGAGGTCCTGGTGTTCAACGCCGACGACCAGGGCGACGCGCACGGCGAGCAGCCGGGCGCGGACATCGCTCTGTACCAGGCGCGCCACAATATCCGCGTCAACGTGGTGCGTCAAAAGAGCAAGATCGACATCGGCAATGCGCTGCTGTCGGCCGCGACCGACTTCGCGTCCGACCTGATCGTCATGGGAGGCTACGGGCATACCCGCTTCCGCGAAATCCTGCTGGGCGGCGTCACCCGCACGGTGCTCGAATCGATGACGGTGCCGGTATTGATGTCGCACTGA
- a CDS encoding heavy-metal-associated domain-containing protein yields MQTETLKLTGMSSDACGENVKRALESLDGVASASVSVSCNKVVVQFDEDRLAKQQLHAAIKQAGYGVVSVRAVDLSGNGGGSCCGGCGCG; encoded by the coding sequence ATGCAAACCGAGACCCTGAAACTTACCGGCATGTCGTCCGACGCCTGCGGCGAAAACGTCAAGCGCGCCCTGGAATCCCTCGACGGCGTGGCCAGCGCCAGCGTATCCGTCTCCTGCAACAAGGTGGTAGTCCAGTTCGATGAAGATCGTCTGGCCAAGCAACAACTGCATGCCGCCATCAAGCAGGCCGGCTACGGCGTGGTCAGCGTCAGAGCGGTCGACCTGAGCGGCAATGGCGGCGGCAGCTGCTGTGGCGGCTGCGGCTGCGGCTGA
- a CDS encoding response regulator: MNAASKPISVLLVDDHTLFRSGIRSLLQRHSDFSVVGEAADGVEGIKRAKQLRPDVVLLDLNMPGMSGLETLQLLLQDCPDIAVIMLTVSEEAEDLTAALASGARGYLIKNIDADYLVRAIRRAADGEPVLAEAMTTKLVAHLQGGAPKPAAPSELDKLTPREKEILACLARGESNKIIARTLDVAESTVKIHVQNILKKLNLTSRVQAAVFAVGHGMAGAPDKTN, translated from the coding sequence ATGAATGCCGCATCCAAACCGATTTCCGTCCTGCTGGTCGACGATCACACCCTGTTCCGCAGCGGGATACGCTCGCTGCTGCAGCGCCACTCCGATTTTTCCGTGGTGGGCGAGGCAGCCGACGGCGTCGAGGGCATCAAGCGCGCCAAGCAGCTGCGTCCGGACGTGGTCCTGCTCGACCTGAACATGCCGGGCATGTCGGGCCTGGAAACGCTGCAGCTGCTGTTGCAGGATTGCCCGGACATCGCGGTCATCATGCTCACCGTGTCCGAGGAGGCGGAGGACCTGACGGCGGCGCTGGCATCCGGCGCGCGCGGCTACCTGATCAAGAACATCGACGCGGACTATCTGGTGCGCGCCATCCGCCGCGCGGCGGATGGCGAGCCGGTGCTGGCGGAAGCCATGACCACCAAGCTGGTGGCACATCTGCAGGGCGGAGCACCGAAGCCGGCGGCGCCGTCCGAGCTCGACAAGCTGACGCCGCGCGAAAAGGAAATCCTGGCCTGCCTGGCGCGTGGCGAAAGCAACAAGATCATTGCGCGCACGCTCGACGTGGCTGAAAGCACGGTCAAGATCCACGTGCAGAACATCCTCAAGAAGCTCAACCTGACCAGCCGTGTCCAGGCGGCGGTGTTTGCGGTCGGGCACGGCATGGCGGGCGCCCCGGACAAGACGAATTGA
- a CDS encoding type IV pili methyl-accepting chemotaxis transducer N-terminal domain-containing protein, whose product MKLDTLLPIRQRLSTKIVGMLLGFFVLALFAIGTTLFLSWQLEGSSAAINETGSLRMRSYRLTTLLARIVNEPESAAARAETSAEVNTIGAAFEAVRRGNPQRPLFLPPTERIQVEFEQVYLHWRQSMRPMAEAILASEGSERDAAWRRYQPQVAPFVAEVDAVVQLIERDSELRTAWLRSSQMALVALAVGGTVVMIYFMFLVIVTPVSRLQGGIQRMTQKDFTVRLPVESKDEFGQLALGFNQMADRLEDLYTSLEDRVKVKTAALEDQNRELALLYDSAAFLQRPQGVEAMCQGFLLRISQYFNADGGAVRVLDERRGNLFMVAHQGVSPALAEDEKCLKVGECLCGQAVATRVSVVHDLRQMDRSNDLQCHREGFATVSVFHILVHQQHVGFFNLHFRKARSFTERERALLETLGQLLGIAIENLRLAAREKEMAISEERNLVAQGLHDSIAQGLTFLNIQVQMLDDSLRGGKIEDAAAIVPALRAGVQESYEDVRELLLNFRSKLAEDDLIGALKTTVEKFRRQTGIAVDLVHAGAGAPFGREQQLQMLFIVQEALSNIRKHAMAKKVEIRLDDSHDFTLTIRDDGVGFDAGTLLQKGDSHVGINIMRERAQRIHASLDISSQPGQGTTVALYLAQEHRRAA is encoded by the coding sequence ATGAAACTAGACACTCTACTGCCGATCCGGCAACGGCTTTCGACGAAAATCGTCGGCATGCTGCTGGGCTTTTTCGTGCTCGCGCTGTTCGCGATCGGCACTACGCTGTTCCTGTCGTGGCAGCTGGAGGGAAGTTCCGCTGCGATCAACGAGACCGGCAGCCTGCGCATGCGCAGCTACCGGTTGACCACGCTGCTGGCGCGCATCGTCAACGAACCGGAGAGTGCGGCGGCGCGCGCCGAGACCTCCGCCGAAGTAAATACGATTGGAGCCGCCTTCGAGGCCGTGCGCAGAGGCAATCCGCAACGTCCGCTCTTCCTGCCGCCGACAGAGCGGATCCAGGTGGAATTCGAGCAGGTGTACCTGCACTGGCGGCAGTCCATGCGCCCGATGGCGGAAGCCATCCTCGCAAGCGAGGGCTCGGAGCGGGACGCAGCGTGGAGGCGCTACCAGCCGCAGGTTGCGCCGTTTGTCGCCGAAGTCGATGCGGTGGTGCAACTGATCGAACGCGACAGCGAATTGCGCACCGCCTGGCTGCGCTCGTCGCAGATGGCGCTGGTGGCGCTGGCGGTGGGCGGCACCGTGGTCATGATCTACTTCATGTTCCTGGTCATCGTCACCCCGGTGTCGCGCCTGCAAGGCGGCATACAGCGCATGACCCAGAAGGATTTCACGGTGCGCTTGCCCGTGGAAAGCAAGGATGAATTCGGCCAGCTGGCGCTGGGTTTCAACCAGATGGCTGACCGGCTCGAAGATCTCTACACCAGCCTGGAAGACCGCGTCAAGGTGAAAACCGCCGCGCTGGAAGACCAAAACCGTGAACTGGCGCTGTTGTACGATAGCGCCGCCTTCCTGCAGCGCCCGCAGGGCGTGGAAGCAATGTGCCAGGGCTTTTTGCTGCGCATCAGCCAGTATTTCAATGCCGACGGCGGCGCGGTGCGGGTGCTCGACGAGCGGCGCGGCAATCTTTTCATGGTTGCGCACCAGGGGGTGTCGCCAGCCCTGGCTGAAGACGAGAAATGCCTGAAGGTGGGGGAATGCTTGTGCGGCCAGGCCGTGGCCACCAGGGTCTCGGTGGTGCACGACTTGCGGCAGATGGACCGCTCGAACGACTTGCAGTGCCACCGGGAGGGGTTTGCGACGGTATCGGTCTTCCACATCCTGGTGCATCAGCAGCACGTCGGTTTCTTCAACTTGCACTTCCGCAAGGCGAGGAGCTTCACCGAACGCGAACGGGCCTTGCTCGAAACGCTCGGCCAGTTGCTCGGCATCGCCATCGAAAACCTGCGGCTGGCGGCGCGCGAGAAGGAGATGGCGATTTCCGAAGAGCGTAACCTGGTGGCGCAGGGCCTGCACGACAGCATCGCGCAAGGGCTGACTTTTTTGAACATTCAGGTGCAGATGCTGGACGACTCGCTGCGCGGCGGAAAAATCGAAGACGCCGCTGCGATCGTTCCGGCGCTGCGGGCCGGCGTACAGGAAAGCTATGAAGATGTGCGCGAACTGCTGCTCAATTTCCGTAGCAAGCTGGCCGAGGACGACCTGATCGGCGCGCTGAAGACGACTGTCGAAAAATTCCGGCGCCAGACCGGCATCGCGGTCGACCTCGTCCACGCCGGCGCCGGCGCGCCGTTCGGGCGCGAGCAGCAGCTGCAGATGCTGTTCATCGTGCAGGAAGCACTGTCGAACATCCGCAAGCATGCGATGGCGAAAAAGGTCGAAATCCGGCTCGACGACAGCCATGATTTCACGCTGACGATACGCGACGACGGCGTCGGATTCGACGCCGGCACGCTGCTGCAAAAGGGCGATTCGCACGTCGGCATCAATATCATGCGCGAGCGGGCGCAGCGCATCCACGCGTCGCTCGACATCAGTTCGCAACCCGGCCAGGGCACCACCGTCGCCCTGTATCTGGCGCAGGAACACCGGCGCGCCGCATGA
- a CDS encoding carbonic anhydrase, with product MEDIEKFIHGFSRFQQQYLGEHCLFSSLREAQRPGTLVIGCCDSRVDPALLTGSDPGDMFVVRNVANLVPPCTPDAPPGVASAIEFAVCGLEVERVIVLGHARCGGIRALMAPRRLAQETDFVDRWMQHAEPVRQRVLRELAHKTSDEQHKGCEMASILHSLDNLLTYPWIERRVEEGRLHLHGWYFDIDSGALLAYSARQQEFLPLVCPLEKHEPARRRA from the coding sequence ATGGAAGACATCGAAAAATTCATCCACGGCTTTTCCCGCTTCCAGCAGCAATATCTCGGCGAACACTGCCTGTTCAGCAGCCTGCGCGAAGCGCAGCGCCCCGGCACCCTGGTGATCGGCTGCTGCGATTCGCGCGTCGACCCGGCGCTGCTGACCGGCAGCGACCCCGGCGACATGTTCGTGGTGCGCAACGTCGCCAACCTGGTTCCTCCCTGCACGCCGGACGCGCCGCCGGGCGTGGCATCGGCCATCGAGTTCGCGGTGTGCGGCCTGGAAGTGGAGCGCGTGATCGTGCTCGGCCACGCGCGCTGCGGCGGCATCCGGGCACTGATGGCGCCGCGCCGCCTGGCCCAGGAAACGGATTTTGTCGACCGCTGGATGCAGCACGCGGAACCGGTGCGGCAGCGCGTGCTGCGCGAACTGGCGCACAAGACGAGCGACGAGCAGCACAAGGGCTGCGAGATGGCCAGCATCCTGCATTCCCTCGATAACCTGCTGACCTATCCCTGGATCGAGCGGCGCGTGGAGGAGGGCCGGCTGCACCTGCATGGATGGTATTTCGACATCGATTCCGGCGCACTGCTGGCGTACTCGGCCCGCCAGCAGGAATTCTTGCCGCTGGTTTGTCCGTTGGAAAAACATGAGCCGGCCAGACGGCGTGCCTGA
- the moaA gene encoding GTP 3',8-cyclase MoaA — protein sequence MLSDRFGRSIDYLRLSVTDRCDLRCTYCLPKGFKGFEEPQHWLTFDELERLIGAFARLGTSRVRLTGGEPLLRRNLPELARRIARLPGMRDLSLSTNATRLSRQAEELKAAGVSRINVSLDSLDRECMEKITGRDSLAQILEGIMAGKAAGFDPIKINMVAMRGINETEIDAMAAFCIEHGFILRLIEAMPMGATGRDAAFLELGPIQARLQKKFGLLPQAAELGGGPARYLSTADGRASVGFITPMSQHFCATCNRVRLAVDGTLYLCLGQEEKFEFRPLLRANASDADLEQAIRDAIELKPQKHEFRERPDKVIRFMAQTGG from the coding sequence ATGTTAAGCGATCGGTTTGGCCGGTCCATCGACTATCTGCGCCTGTCGGTGACCGACCGCTGCGATTTGCGCTGCACCTATTGCCTTCCGAAAGGCTTCAAGGGATTCGAAGAGCCGCAGCACTGGCTGACCTTCGATGAACTCGAGCGCCTGATCGGCGCATTCGCCCGTCTCGGCACTTCGCGCGTCAGGCTCACCGGCGGCGAGCCGCTGTTGCGGCGCAATCTGCCGGAACTGGCGAGGCGCATCGCGCGCCTGCCGGGCATGCGCGATCTTTCGCTGTCGACCAATGCCACGCGCCTGAGCCGCCAGGCCGAAGAACTGAAGGCAGCCGGCGTATCGCGCATCAACGTCAGCCTGGATTCGCTCGACCGCGAATGCATGGAAAAAATCACCGGCCGCGACAGCCTGGCGCAAATCCTCGAAGGAATCATGGCCGGCAAGGCCGCCGGATTTGACCCGATCAAGATCAACATGGTCGCCATGCGCGGCATTAACGAGACTGAAATCGATGCGATGGCGGCGTTCTGCATCGAGCACGGCTTTATCCTGCGGCTGATCGAGGCGATGCCGATGGGAGCGACCGGGCGCGACGCGGCGTTCCTCGAACTCGGGCCGATCCAGGCGCGCCTGCAGAAAAAATTCGGCCTGCTGCCGCAGGCGGCAGAGCTGGGCGGCGGCCCGGCGCGCTATCTGTCCACCGCCGACGGCCGGGCCAGCGTCGGCTTCATCACGCCGATGTCGCAGCATTTCTGCGCCACCTGCAACCGGGTGCGGCTGGCCGTCGACGGCACCTTGTACCTGTGTCTCGGACAGGAAGAGAAATTCGAGTTCCGGCCGTTGCTGCGCGCAAACGCGAGCGATGCCGATCTGGAGCAGGCGATCCGGGACGCGATCGAGCTCAAGCCGCAGAAACACGAATTCCGCGAACGGCCGGACAAGGTCATTCGCTTCATGGCACAGACCGGCGGCTGA
- a CDS encoding GGDEF domain-containing protein: MPQDAERHLRQTHEATMNELLAALGPLIAAAVFLFGFWDYVTDPANAPWTLLVRAGAVVLGSIAFRPGRLRWSSEQRCIYVYWLFSCTVILCNFILRDGFLYGLVGVVAGLFFVSVILMSNRTFLVTVSLPFALFVALSAFTAPLFEFANGIVSYLLSAIIAFVLMAMIRFLRRKAALLEEELRRQASHDSLTGLLNRARLNELAVREMALAERHSRPLAILMLDIDHFKLVNDTYGHDVGDRVIIRLADVCREQLREIDHVGRFGGEEFVCILPETDRDAALACAERLRAAVEALCVECAKGGVRFTVSIGIALRGIAHKNWEALLKDADTALYQAKQNGRNRIELAEARGGDRFVRNLS, translated from the coding sequence TTGCCGCAAGACGCCGAACGACATCTTCGCCAGACTCACGAGGCGACGATGAATGAACTGCTGGCCGCGCTCGGCCCGTTGATTGCGGCAGCCGTTTTCCTGTTCGGCTTCTGGGATTACGTCACTGACCCGGCCAACGCGCCGTGGACACTACTGGTGCGGGCCGGAGCCGTCGTGCTCGGCTCCATCGCCTTCCGTCCGGGGCGCCTGCGATGGAGTTCGGAGCAGCGTTGCATCTACGTGTACTGGCTGTTCAGTTGTACCGTCATCCTGTGCAATTTCATTCTCCGCGATGGTTTCCTTTACGGGCTCGTCGGGGTGGTGGCGGGCCTGTTTTTCGTTTCCGTCATCCTGATGAGCAACAGGACATTCCTGGTGACCGTCAGCCTGCCGTTCGCCTTGTTTGTGGCGCTCTCGGCGTTCACCGCGCCGCTCTTCGAGTTTGCCAATGGCATCGTGTCCTACCTGCTTTCCGCCATCATTGCGTTCGTGCTCATGGCAATGATCAGATTCCTGCGCCGCAAGGCGGCTCTGCTGGAAGAGGAGTTGAGGCGCCAGGCGTCCCATGACAGCCTGACCGGGTTGTTAAACCGTGCGCGTCTGAACGAACTGGCCGTGCGCGAAATGGCATTGGCGGAACGGCATTCCCGGCCGCTGGCGATCCTGATGCTCGACATCGATCATTTCAAACTTGTAAACGATACTTACGGCCACGATGTCGGCGACCGGGTCATCATCAGGCTGGCGGATGTCTGCCGCGAGCAATTGCGGGAAATCGATCATGTCGGCCGGTTCGGCGGCGAAGAGTTTGTCTGCATCCTGCCCGAGACCGACCGGGACGCGGCACTGGCCTGCGCGGAGCGCTTGCGGGCTGCCGTGGAGGCGCTGTGCGTCGAATGCGCCAAGGGTGGGGTGCGTTTCACTGTCAGCATCGGCATTGCGCTGCGTGGCATTGCGCATAAAAATTGGGAGGCCTTGCTCAAGGATGCCGATACCGCTCTATACCAGGCCAAGCAGAATGGACGTAACCGCATCGAGCTGGCCGAGGCGCGCGGCGGCGATCGCTTCGTTCGGAATCTGAGCTGA